One uncultured Carboxylicivirga sp. genomic window, ATAAGACTCTCTTTTGATACACTTGATAGGTCTGCCATATCCTGACGGGAAAGTGTTGTATAAAAAATATTTGACTCATATACCTCGTTAGACAGATACAGTAAAGTGTCAGCCACCCTGCCGGTCATTTTTTTGTGAGAAAGGTTAATTAGTTGATTGTATAATGTTTGCATCAATTGATGATTGTGCCTGAGAATTGATTCTGCAAACTGATCATTAGAGTGAAACACATTCGAAAAAGCATCAATACTAATCAGACATGTATTCACATCGGTTATTGCAGATGCTGAAAAGTGATTTCTGTAATCATCAAATATTCCCGGACTGATAATGAAATCACCCGGTTTTAAAACCTTTACAATTACACTTTTACCTCCCAAGCCTTCAACATGCATTTTAACATAACCTGATTTTATACAAACCAGGTTACTGCATCTTGCTCCTTGCTTAATCAGTGTTTCGCCTTTTTT contains:
- a CDS encoding Crp/Fnr family transcriptional regulator, producing the protein MNNAQLLINNCASCNLKFYGFDTMSTEQLNIFKESHCRVEFKKGETLIKQGARCSNLVCIKSGYVKMHVEGLGGKSVIVKVLKPGDFIISPGIFDDYRNHFSASAITDVNTCLISIDAFSNVFHSNDQFAESILRHNHQLMQTLYNQLINLSHKKMTGRVADTLLYLSNEVYESNIFYTTLSRQDMADLSSVSKESLIRILKDFKDSGIILVDGNQFKIQATTTLQKISQAG